The region TGAAAGAACTATTATCATATAATAATACCGGAATCTCTGTGTTTTCTACTCCAAGATCTATTAATTCTGCTATAATTCTATGCGTATTTCCTGTTGTTCCCGGAAAACGAAACGAACCCGAATCAGTTAAGATTCCAGTGTAAATACAAGTGGCGATGGTTTTATCAATATCTTCTTTTTTATTTAAGAAATTGATAAAGTTGTAAACCATTTCACAAGTAGATCCGTACGATGTATCAGAATATGTATAAGCTGCATAATCATCAGGTTTTTGATGATGATCAATCATTATAAACGGAGCAGTAAGCTTTTTTAGTGTGTGCTCCATCATTTCGCCCGTACGATGAAATGCATTAAAATCAAGAGTAAAAATTAACTCAGCTTCTTCTAAAATTTTGGTACAGTTTTCAGCGTCTTTTTCAAATATTTTGACTGTCTCTGATCCCGGAAGCCAGGCTAGAAAGTTGGGGAAATCATTCGGCGCAATAACAGTTGCCTGATGATTGTTTTTTATTAAAAAATGGTATAAACCTAACGTAGAACCCATTGCATCACCATCTGGTCCTCTGTGCGGAATGATGACAATTTTCTTTGGGGTTTCGAGTAATGACTGAATCGCCTGAATGTCTTGTATTTTCATAGTTTGCGAATTTACATTTTTTAATGTAATGCTGAAAATAATTTTAGTATTCGCTTGGAGTGGTAGGTGCTCAGATTTTTAGTATTCAGTTGAGTTTTATAGGTATTTAGAACAGTTTTGCATTGGAAATTAATTTTGTGTATTAAGTTTGAACGCTGATGAAACGGATTTTTTATTCTAGATTTTCAAATTCCGTAGGAATGCTCATTTTGTAGCAACGGATTTTAATCCGTTGGAAATAATTAGGTTCTATGTTTAAGTTCCGTAGGAACGATACATATTTAGATTGGAATTTGGAATTTCAAAATTCAAAAATTGGAATTTAATCTCTGATACAACTTATATTTCGCTCCTTTTACAATCTGTGATTTATAAATACCAACAGAACCAGAAGAAAAATAAGCAATTGTACAGCCAATAGCGATGAATAATCCTGGAGCAATTCCGAATAATTCCATTCCCATAATGGTGCAGGCGATAGGAGTGTGGGTTGCACCGGAGAAAACCGAAACAAATCCAATTCCTGCTAAAAGTGCAATTGGCATTGGAATTAGAATCGATAAAGCACTTCCCAATGTAGCTCCGACAAAGAATAACGGTGTTACTTCTCCACCTTTAAATCCGGCTCCCAAAGTGAATCCTGTAAATAGGATTTTTAACAGAAAATCATACCATTCGCTTGGATTCGAAAAAGAATCAACAATTACAGGAACTCCCAAT is a window of Flavobacterium crocinum DNA encoding:
- a CDS encoding DHH family phosphoesterase, whose translation is MKIQDIQAIQSLLETPKKIVIIPHRGPDGDAMGSTLGLYHFLIKNNHQATVIAPNDFPNFLAWLPGSETVKIFEKDAENCTKILEEAELIFTLDFNAFHRTGEMMEHTLKKLTAPFIMIDHHQKPDDYAAYTYSDTSYGSTCEMVYNFINFLNKKEDIDKTIATCIYTGILTDSGSFRFPGTTGNTHRIIAELIDLGVENTEIPVLLYDNSSFSRLQLLGRALQNMKIFEEHKTSYTTLTQEELDSFNYVKGDTEGIVNYGLSIKDIVFTAIFIENKDEGIIKISFRSQGGFDVNQFARDHFNGGGHSNAAGGRSETSMEETVKKFEDLVTKLKL